In Lycium ferocissimum isolate CSIRO_LF1 chromosome 7, AGI_CSIRO_Lferr_CH_V1, whole genome shotgun sequence, the sequence GTATGGTGTGGTGAAGTTTTCGTTATTTTGAATGAATTTGAATTGAGTTGAACTTATAGAAAGTTACTATGCAAAAAATTGGATATTCTTGTGGCGAATCCTACGTTGTTTTGAggaattttgttattttcagcTTGCTGTTTCGACGATTTGATCTCATTATTTCTCTTTCTGTTATAGAGTTCAGCTTTACAAAATTTCAGTTTTAATACGCATTTATTGGGATCTATATTGTGAATTTTAGACTAGTATCGGATCTGAATTTGATCACTCCTTAAGAGAATATCCAGCCATTTCTAACACAATGCAGTCTTCATTTTTGATGCACCTAatgcattttttaaaatattttttagataaTTTAATTTAACAGCTTTGACTGATTTTCTGTAGGTGTTGGTTAATTTATGCATCTGTACGTTTTTTGACGTTTCTTTCTGGATTTTTAGTGTTGATCCGTGCAAGTCTTTGACTATTTATGACTTTTTGGCTTTTCTTGTGATGTAGACCATAAATCTTGCTGCGATCTGTACACCAGCAGATTATAACACTCGTCCACTTGATACGATTTACAGCAATTTCATCGATGCTTTACCAGTGGTATGCATTTTGGACTTCTAAAAATGACAAtagattttgatgattgtcattTGTAGGAAAGATTTCACTTTTTTCAGCTGAAGTTGAGATGTGAAGTTAATTTGAATTGATTAATGCAGGTTAAGTACTGTTCAGAAAATGGAAAGCGTCTCATTCACTTTTCAACTTGTGAAGTTTATGGAAAAACAATAGGTGCCTTTTTACCCAAAGACAGCCCACTGCGACAGGTAAGACTTTGCTTTCCCagtattatatttttcattttaatacAAAATTGATGCTGAACTTTGATCTGTTATTTTCTTTGTGTTTCGTGTGTTGTATCATGAAAGTTTTTGTTATTTAcaatatcatttttttgtgtattctCGATTTGGTCTCAGTATTGCGATTAATGCTGTTTGATATTGCCaaacttaagcttttaaaattttagGTGAGTTTCTAGTTTTAATCTTTTCTCTCAGCTTTCTTGTTTTACTTTTATGTCATTTTTCTTTCCTAGTAAACATGTTTCAATTTAGATAGCAACCTGTGGATATCCAAAAATATTCTCAAGTTAGTTGATTTTGGTATGGTCCAGTGCTGAATCTTTCAATTGAGGATGATGTTAATTTGAATTCTTAGCGTCAACAGTGCACCTAGCTGAGGACCTTCTGTGCTAGAATTTGTTATGTACATGTTAACAATTTCTAAGCATCTCTTTTGGTTACACTGGATACAGCTCTGGGCATATAACTAGTCAATTAAAAAGTGTGATCTCCAAAGATTTTACCATTATACAATGATAGATGTTCTAATCTAGGCCTTGTTGCTAGCATTTCCATCTAACAGGACGACACCGTGAATTGTTTGATTCACGGGCTTAAGATGTCTATGATATATGGTTGTGGGCCACATTAGTTTTTGGAGCTTGGGCATTCTGTCCTGGCTTTCCTCCCCGCACTACCTCCACAAaccaaaaaaagagaggagaaaatgaGAGAAACAAGATCTCTTTGTTTCTTCGAATTCCATGGCAATTGGCAAGTATTCAGGAGATTCTCGATATGTTTGATGTGTGTGCTTATGCTTTATGCCTAATGGTTGATTATTGAAAAAGCTGGTCATTGATGAATATTTGCTTTGGTAGTTGATAAGCTGATAAATCGTGAGCTGTATTAGAAATTTGATCTCCATTCAAAGGAGAGTGTTGATTAATTATAAATGTTATGCTTTGAAGTTGCACAGTTTACCTTGTAATTTCAATTGTATTCAGGAGTCTAGATTGAGAAATCAATGAGATTTTGTTTAACCCACAATATGTTTAGTGTTGTGGAATCATGGAGAAtgtcattattttcatttgcatttccatttttttccatGTAATTGTTTAACTCTTCTACCTTTTTTCTAGGATCCTGCTTATTACGTGCTTAAGGAAGATGCCTCCCCTTGCATCTTTGGACCAATTGAGAAGCAGAGGTGGTCCTACGCGTGTGCAAAGCAATTGATTGAGAGGCTGGTCTTTGGTATGTGTAGTTTTACATTGATCTGGTTGTTTCATTGTTGAATCTCTTACCATATGGCTTACATGTTATGTGTTATATTTACAGCTGAGGGTGCTGAGAACGGCTTAGAGTTCACTATCGTAAGGCCATTTAACTGGATTGGTCCTAGGATGGACTTTATTCCTGGCATTGATGGTCCTAGTGAAGGTGTTCCAAGAGTATTAGCTTGCTTTAGTAATGTATGTGTACTTTTCTCTTTGATTAACCTTAAAACCTGTATCTGTTGTTCACTTGTGAGTCTCATGTTTTCATCATCTAATGTTCCCTCTTCTCAGAACCTTTTAAGACGTGAACCTTTGAAACTTGTGGATGGGGGAGAATCACAAAGGACCTTCATATATATCAAAGATGCTATAGAAGCTGTTCTTCTGATGATCGTGAGTTTCACTTCCTTATCCCTTTAATTTTGTTTTCAGAAATGCATTAGTATCTATGATGATTCAACTATGCAAAATGCAGGAAAATCCGGCTAGAGCCAATGGCCACATCTTTAACGTTGGTAACCCTAACAATGAAGTTACTGTCAGACAGCTGGCTGAAATGATGACTAAGGTGAAACAAACATTAAATTTGTCTTTCTCCTACCCCTCTTGTGGTTCCAACTGCTTTGTCCTAAATTTCATGCCGCATGTTGTCGATACTATGTTTTGTTCTCAACTCCGTCTCTGGATAATAACAGGTCTACTCAAAAGTGAGTGGAGAGTCTTCTATTGAAACACCAACCATTGATGTAAGTTCTAAAGAATTTTACGGCGAGGGGTATGATGACAGTGACAAGAGGATTCCGGACATGACAATAATCAACAAGCAGCTTGGTATTAACCGGTTTCTTTGCCTAATGACAATTTAATActtgcaaaagttgaaaataatCTGACTGTTAAATCATGTAATGACCAGGTTGGAACCCAAAGACTTCCCTGTGGGACTTGCTTGAATCTACACTCACGTACCAACACAGGACATACGCCGAGGCTATCAAGCAGGCCATGTCTAAAACAACTGCGAATTGATAATTCGCTGCTTGGTGACATGTCTTTCAATTTCTTCCTACGATTCTCCCGAGTAAAAATCTACATAGTCCATCTCCCATACACGTTATTTTTTGTCATTCACGTGTTGCAATATCTGTAGTACCTCTCTTCTGTTTTGTGACAGCATATTCATTAAGAAATTTGTGTCATAGGCTGGTGTATTATGCCACTAGAGCCTCGTCTACGACAGTtatttttggggggggggggggggtatttcTTATCAGATTTGTTGTCATTCATATATTCATTCCTGTGTATGGAAGCATCTTGTATCATTTCGATCGACCTACTGTTGGGGCTATAAATTGGAAAATTTATTCCTATTTGTTCATGTGGTTGTGCATTCTTTTATTGGGCGAAGAACACTTGTAGTGTCA encodes:
- the LOC132065409 gene encoding UDP-D-apiose/UDP-D-xylose synthase 2-like is translated as MAGRVDLDGNPINPITICMIGAGGFIGSHLCEKIMFETPHKVLAVDVYSDKIKHLLEPATLQWVDRIQFHRINIKNDSRLEGLIKMADLTINLAAICTPADYNTRPLDTIYSNFIDALPVVKYCSENGKRLIHFSTCEVYGKTIGAFLPKDSPLRQDPAYYVLKEDASPCIFGPIEKQRWSYACAKQLIERLVFAEGAENGLEFTIVRPFNWIGPRMDFIPGIDGPSEGVPRVLACFSNNLLRREPLKLVDGGESQRTFIYIKDAIEAVLLMIENPARANGHIFNVGNPNNEVTVRQLAEMMTKVYSKVSGESSIETPTIDVSSKEFYGEGYDDSDKRIPDMTIINKQLGWNPKTSLWDLLESTLTYQHRTYAEAIKQAMSKTTAN